In Romboutsia lituseburensis, a genomic segment contains:
- the uvrB gene encoding excinuclease ABC subunit UvrB: protein MDFNLKSDFKPTGDQPEAIKSIVTAINNDEKYSTLLGVTGSGKTFTMANIIQETKKPTLILAHNKTLAAQLYSEFKEFFPDNAVEYFVSYYDYYQPEAYVAHSDTYIEKDASINDEIDKLRHSATASILERDDVIIISSVSCIYGLGDPEDYKKLMVSLRPGMEKDRDEVIKKLIEIQYERNDINFTRGTFRVRGDILEIFPASNDEKAIRIEFFGDEIDRITEIDYVTGKIVGVRNHIVIFPASHYVTTPERVEKAIIEIEKEVEERINYFKENDKLIEAQRIDQRTRYDIEMLREIGFCQGIENYSRHITGRKPGEKPYTLMDFFPDDYLIIVDESHVTVPQVRGMYAGDRSRKSSLIDNGFRLPSAYDNRPLNFEEFESNINQILFVTATPGPYEIQHSTTVAEQIIRPTGLLDPIIEVRPINNQIDNLVVEINKIIEKNERVLITTLTKKMSEDLTNYLKEIGIKVKYLHSDIDTLERVEIIRDLRLGKFDVLVGINLLREGLDIPEVSLVAILDADKEGFLRSETSLIQTIGRAARNSEGRVIMYADKVTRSMESAIEETKRRREIQMIYNEEHSIIPTTIKKGIRNAIEATKVADEEATYGIKETDNIDEIKENIEILQAEMMEAAQNLQFERASELRDKIKQLEERINI from the coding sequence ATGGATTTTAATTTAAAATCAGATTTTAAGCCTACAGGTGATCAACCTGAAGCTATAAAATCCATTGTTACAGCTATAAATAATGATGAAAAGTATTCTACACTTTTAGGGGTTACAGGATCAGGTAAAACTTTTACAATGGCAAATATTATACAGGAGACTAAAAAACCTACATTAATACTTGCTCATAATAAAACTTTAGCAGCTCAACTATATAGTGAGTTTAAAGAATTTTTTCCAGATAATGCAGTAGAATATTTTGTTAGTTACTATGATTACTATCAACCTGAAGCATATGTAGCACATAGTGACACATACATAGAAAAAGATGCTAGCATAAATGATGAAATTGATAAATTAAGACACTCGGCAACAGCATCTATATTAGAAAGAGATGATGTTATTATAATATCCTCTGTTTCATGTATCTACGGTTTAGGAGATCCTGAAGACTATAAAAAACTTATGGTATCTCTAAGGCCTGGAATGGAAAAAGATAGGGATGAAGTTATAAAGAAATTAATAGAAATCCAATATGAAAGAAATGATATTAATTTTACAAGAGGTACTTTTAGAGTTAGAGGAGATATTTTAGAAATATTCCCTGCTAGCAATGATGAAAAAGCAATCCGTATAGAATTTTTTGGAGATGAAATAGATAGAATAACAGAAATTGATTATGTTACAGGAAAAATTGTAGGGGTAAGAAATCATATAGTTATATTTCCTGCATCTCACTATGTCACAACTCCAGAAAGAGTAGAAAAAGCGATTATTGAAATAGAAAAAGAAGTAGAAGAAAGAATAAATTATTTTAAAGAAAATGATAAGTTAATAGAAGCGCAAAGAATAGATCAAAGAACTAGATATGATATTGAGATGTTAAGAGAAATAGGATTTTGCCAAGGAATAGAAAACTATTCAAGACATATAACGGGTAGAAAGCCTGGAGAAAAGCCATATACATTAATGGATTTCTTCCCAGATGATTATCTAATAATAGTTGATGAATCGCATGTTACAGTACCACAAGTAAGAGGTATGTATGCTGGAGATAGGTCAAGAAAATCATCTCTTATAGATAATGGATTTAGACTTCCGTCAGCTTATGATAATAGACCTTTAAACTTTGAAGAGTTTGAATCTAATATAAATCAAATATTATTTGTTACAGCAACTCCAGGTCCTTATGAAATTCAACATTCAACAACCGTAGCAGAACAAATTATAAGACCAACTGGATTACTAGATCCTATAATTGAAGTTAGACCTATAAACAATCAAATTGATAATTTAGTTGTAGAGATTAATAAGATTATAGAAAAAAATGAAAGAGTATTAATAACAACATTGACTAAAAAGATGAGTGAGGATTTGACTAATTACCTAAAAGAGATTGGAATAAAGGTTAAGTACTTACACTCAGATATAGATACATTAGAGAGAGTAGAAATAATAAGAGATTTAAGGCTTGGTAAATTTGATGTATTAGTAGGTATAAACTTACTTAGAGAAGGATTAGATATACCAGAGGTTTCTTTAGTAGCTATATTAGACGCAGATAAAGAAGGTTTCCTTCGTTCCGAAACTTCATTAATACAAACTATAGGTCGTGCAGCTAGAAACTCAGAAGGTAGGGTTATAATGTATGCAGATAAAGTGACTAGATCTATGGAAAGTGCGATAGAAGAGACTAAAAGAAGAAGAGAAATTCAGATGATTTATAATGAAGAACATTCAATTATACCTACTACCATTAAAAAGGGTATAAGAAATGCTATAGAAGCTACTAAAGTAGCAGATGAAGAGGCTACATATGGAATAAAAGAAACTGATAATATAGATGAAATAAAAGAAAATATTGAGATTCTACAAGCTGAAATGATGGAAGCTGCACAAAATCTACAATTTGAAAGGGCATCAGAGCTTAGAGATAAAATTAAGCAACTTGAGGAAAGGATTAATATATAA
- the opp3C gene encoding oligopeptide ABC transporter permease — protein sequence MVDKVMIDGQEVQLTPDLFKPALAETGDNEAISRPSLTFWQDARKRLFKNPGAVAGLIILTCIVLMAIFAPMFSKFDYKTQNIRHTKVPPNMPIVSSLGIMDGKNSNGVDVYKEKNIQEKYLFGTDSLGRDIWTRTWTGARVSLFIAVLAAVFDLLIGVTYGGISGYYGGKVDLIMQRIIEIITGIPQLVIVTLFIMVFDPGILSISLAMAVSGWTGMARVVRSHVLRLKNQEFVLASKTLGSSDFRLILKHLFPNVIGQIVVMIMFSLPSAIFYEAFLSFIGLGLQPPQASLGVLINEGYQALQNYPYMMLIPSTVVCLLIFSLNLLADGLRDAVDPKMRNQ from the coding sequence ATGGTTGATAAAGTGATGATTGATGGTCAAGAAGTTCAATTAACTCCTGATTTATTTAAACCTGCACTTGCAGAAACTGGAGATAATGAAGCTATTTCTAGACCTAGTTTAACTTTCTGGCAAGATGCTAGAAAAAGATTATTTAAAAATCCAGGCGCTGTTGCTGGCTTAATAATTTTAACTTGTATAGTTCTAATGGCAATATTTGCTCCTATGTTCTCTAAATTTGATTATAAAACTCAAAACATAAGACACACTAAAGTTCCACCAAATATGCCTATCGTATCTTCTCTAGGTATCATGGATGGTAAAAACTCTAATGGTGTTGATGTTTACAAAGAAAAAAATATCCAAGAAAAGTACTTGTTCGGTACAGATTCTTTAGGACGTGATATCTGGACTCGTACATGGACTGGTGCAAGAGTTTCTTTATTTATAGCTGTATTAGCAGCTGTGTTTGATTTACTAATTGGTGTTACTTACGGTGGTATCTCTGGATACTATGGTGGAAAAGTTGACCTTATCATGCAGCGTATAATAGAAATCATAACTGGTATTCCTCAGCTTGTTATAGTTACTCTATTTATAATGGTATTTGATCCAGGTATACTTTCTATATCTCTGGCGATGGCTGTATCTGGATGGACTGGTATGGCGAGGGTTGTTCGTTCTCATGTATTAAGACTTAAAAATCAAGAGTTTGTTTTAGCTTCTAAAACTTTAGGTTCTTCTGATTTTAGACTTATACTTAAACATCTTTTCCCTAACGTTATTGGTCAAATAGTTGTAATGATTATGTTCTCATTACCAAGTGCTATATTCTACGAAGCTTTCTTAAGTTTCATAGGTTTAGGTCTACAACCACCTCAAGCATCACTAGGGGTATTAATAAATGAAGGTTATCAAGCATTACAAAACTATCCATACATGATGCTTATACCATCTACTGTTGTTTGTTTATTAATATTCAGCCTTAACTTATTAGCAGATGGTTTAAGAGATGCTGTTGACCCAAAAATGCGTAATCAATAA
- a CDS encoding YfcC family protein, with translation MSSKKKFKFSFPTAYTVTLIVMLLVLGLTYIIPSGKYAKLLYNAETNVFSVESATGEITEKEATQQTLDELGVKINLSKFTDGSISKPVAIPGTYQQLEKEKTNVFKAVITFLNAPVQGLYDSIDIIAFVLVIGGIVGVINKTGSFTAGISALSRSLKGREAWLIVIITVLIGIGGTTFGLAEETIAFYPIVVPIFLAAGYDALVAIAAIYLGSCMGTMASTVNPFSTVIASNTAGIDFTSGMAIRLFMLVAGLIVCVVYTVRYAEKVKKDPTQSLIYSQKQDLENQFLKAHNEGEIPEFTWGRKLMLIIFAVSFVVMVYGVKELGWWFKEMTALFLFVTFILAFISGLKEEEFVSEFVSGAGELLGVALIIGIARGVTIIMDGGMISDTILNSLSNLVSSMSGVIFSTVMFLVYIVLGFFISSSSGLAVLSMPIMAPLADVVGVNRDIIVSAYQFGQGLIGFITPTGLILASLAMVNVTYDKWLKFVTPLIVIISIISIVVLGVGVII, from the coding sequence ATGTCATCAAAAAAGAAATTTAAGTTTTCATTTCCAACAGCGTATACTGTAACACTTATAGTTATGCTATTGGTTTTAGGTCTTACCTATATTATACCTTCAGGAAAGTATGCTAAATTACTCTATAATGCTGAGACCAATGTATTTTCGGTGGAGTCAGCGACAGGTGAAATTACTGAAAAAGAAGCAACACAGCAAACACTTGATGAACTTGGGGTAAAAATTAATTTAAGTAAGTTCACAGATGGATCTATAAGTAAGCCTGTTGCAATTCCAGGTACTTATCAACAATTAGAAAAAGAAAAAACTAATGTATTCAAAGCAGTAATTACATTTTTAAATGCACCAGTTCAAGGCCTATATGATTCTATAGATATTATAGCATTTGTATTGGTAATAGGTGGAATAGTTGGTGTAATAAACAAAACAGGATCATTTACAGCAGGAATAAGTGCGCTATCAAGAAGCTTAAAAGGTAGAGAAGCTTGGTTAATAGTTATAATAACAGTTCTTATAGGGATAGGAGGTACAACTTTTGGATTGGCAGAAGAGACTATAGCATTTTATCCAATTGTTGTTCCGATATTCTTAGCAGCTGGGTATGATGCATTAGTTGCTATAGCCGCTATATATCTAGGATCATGTATGGGTACAATGGCATCAACAGTAAATCCGTTTTCAACAGTTATAGCATCAAATACAGCAGGTATAGACTTTACAAGTGGTATGGCTATAAGACTATTTATGTTGGTTGCAGGTCTTATTGTTTGTGTTGTATATACTGTTAGATATGCTGAAAAGGTTAAAAAAGACCCAACTCAATCTTTAATTTACTCACAAAAGCAAGATTTAGAAAATCAATTTTTAAAAGCTCATAATGAAGGTGAAATACCGGAATTTACATGGGGAAGAAAACTTATGTTAATAATATTTGCGGTTTCATTTGTAGTTATGGTATATGGTGTTAAAGAATTGGGATGGTGGTTTAAAGAAATGACAGCTCTATTCCTATTTGTAACATTTATATTAGCATTCATATCAGGACTTAAGGAAGAAGAATTTGTTTCAGAATTTGTATCAGGGGCTGGTGAGTTATTAGGTGTTGCATTAATAATAGGTATAGCTCGTGGTGTTACAATAATAATGGATGGTGGTATGATAAGTGATACTATTTTAAATAGTTTAAGCAACTTAGTATCAAGTATGAGTGGAGTTATTTTCTCTACAGTAATGTTCTTAGTTTATATAGTTCTGGGATTCTTTATTTCTTCATCTTCTGGATTAGCAGTGCTATCAATGCCTATAATGGCACCTCTTGCAGATGTTGTTGGAGTAAATAGAGATATTATAGTAAGTGCTTATCAATTTGGACAAGGGCTTATAGGATTTATAACACCTACAGGATTAATACTTGCATCTTTGGCGATGGTAAATGTAACTTATGATAAATGGCTGAAATTTGTTACCCCTTTGATAGTAATAATTTCTATAATTTCTATAGTAGTTTTAGGAGTAGGAGTAATTATATAA
- a CDS encoding ABC transporter ATP-binding protein, translating to MSKKILLEVKNLKQHFKVNRNTTVKAVDDVSFHIYEGETFGLVGESGSGKSTTGRAIIRLYDPTAGEVIFDGKNISAKKLSRSDRHHVNKNMQMIFQDPMACLNPRMTVADIIAEGLDIHGLCKNKEERTKKVYELLKTVGLNEQHASRYPHEFSGGQRQRIGIARALAIEPKFIIADEPISALDVSIQAQVVNLLRKLQKENGLTYLFIAHDLSMVKYISDRIGVMHRGKLVELTTADELYENPLHPYTKSLLSAIPLPDPDYEKGRTRIKYDPNMHDYTTESPEWVEIRPGHFIYASKTELVQYEKELSAKESNA from the coding sequence ATGAGTAAAAAAATATTACTTGAAGTAAAAAATTTAAAACAACATTTTAAAGTTAATAGAAATACAACTGTAAAGGCTGTTGATGATGTATCTTTTCATATATATGAAGGTGAAACTTTTGGATTAGTTGGTGAATCTGGATCTGGTAAGTCTACCACTGGAAGAGCTATTATTCGTCTTTATGATCCTACTGCTGGAGAAGTTATATTTGACGGAAAAAATATATCTGCTAAAAAATTAAGTAGATCAGATAGACATCATGTTAATAAAAACATGCAAATGATATTCCAAGATCCAATGGCTTGTCTAAATCCTCGTATGACTGTAGCAGATATAATAGCAGAAGGTCTAGATATACATGGGTTATGTAAAAATAAAGAAGAAAGAACTAAAAAGGTTTATGAACTATTAAAAACTGTTGGTCTTAATGAACAACATGCAAGTAGATATCCTCATGAATTCTCTGGAGGGCAAAGACAACGTATAGGAATAGCTCGTGCATTAGCTATAGAGCCAAAGTTTATAATTGCTGATGAGCCTATATCTGCACTTGATGTATCTATTCAAGCTCAAGTTGTTAATCTCCTTAGAAAATTACAAAAGGAAAATGGTCTTACTTATTTATTTATAGCCCACGACCTTTCAATGGTAAAATATATAAGTGATAGAATAGGTGTTATGCATAGAGGTAAATTAGTTGAATTAACTACTGCTGATGAACTTTATGAAAATCCTCTACATCCTTATACAAAATCATTATTATCAGCTATACCACTTCCTGATCCAGACTATGAAAAAGGAAGAACGCGTATAAAATATGATCCTAACATGCATGACTACACTACTGAAAGTCCTGAATGGGTAGAAATAAGACCTGGCCATTTCATATATGCATCTAAAACTGAGCTAGTTCAATATGAAAAAGAACTTTCAGCAAAAGAATCTAATGCATAA
- the uvrA gene encoding excinuclease ABC subunit UvrA, which translates to MENKIIIKGAKEHNLKNVDLEIPRDKFIVFTGLSGSGKSSLAFDTIYAEGQRRYVESLSAYARQFLGQMEKPNVEYIEGLSPAISIDQKTTSKNPRSTVGTVTEIYDYLRLLFARVGEVHCPTCSKLISQMTIQEIVDKMMAFEERTKLQILSPVVRGQKGTHKKVIENIKKEGFVRIRVDGENYEVTDDIDLNKNQKHNIEVVVDRIIIKDGIEARLADSIETAVKLSDGLVIAQIIDGDEILYSTKFACPEHGIGIEELSPRMFSFNSPFGACDSCNGLGESKEVDPDLVVPNSELSIKQGAIVAWGSVGTNDDTYYSKMVKSLAEKFNVDLSTPFKDLPEEFVNELLYGHDNVMVEFVYESKYGGNRLYKAPFEGVIVNLERRYRETNSEYSRDKIEEFMADKPCPKCKGARLRKEVLSVLVDNKNIMDVTDFSVNELISYIENINLSEKQKFIAHEILKEIKGRASFLRDVGLDYLNLSRKAGTLSGGEAQRIRLATQIGSALVGVLYVLDEPSIGLHQRDNDRLIGTLRHLTNIGNTLIVVEHDEDTMKEADYIIDIGPGAGVHGGEIVAQGTLEEILENPNSITGQYLSGKKQIQIPKETREGNGQYIEIVKANENNLKNINVKFPLGKFTCITGVSGSGKSTLINDILYKGIASKVNRLRERPGKHKEIKGVENIDKVINIDQSPIGRTPRSNPATYTGVFDMIRDLFASTNEAKARGYQKGRFSFNVKGGRCEACKGDGIIKIEMHFLPDVYVPCEVCKGERYNRETLQVKYKDKTIADVLDMNVEEALNFFENIPNIRRKLETLMDVGLSYIKLGQPSTQLSGGEAQRIKLATELSKRPTGKTLYILDEPTTGLHIADVDKLIQVLQRLADTGNSIVVIEHNLDVIKTCDYIIDLGPEGGDKGGKIVATGTPEEVSKVEGSYTGMFLKKYFN; encoded by the coding sequence ATGGAAAATAAAATTATAATAAAAGGAGCTAAAGAGCATAATTTAAAAAATGTGGATCTAGAAATACCTAGAGATAAGTTTATTGTATTTACAGGCTTATCTGGATCGGGTAAATCTTCTTTAGCATTTGATACTATTTATGCTGAAGGCCAAAGACGATATGTAGAAAGTTTATCTGCATATGCAAGACAATTCTTAGGCCAAATGGAAAAACCAAACGTAGAATATATAGAAGGTTTATCACCTGCTATTTCAATAGACCAAAAAACAACATCTAAAAATCCACGTTCTACAGTTGGTACAGTTACTGAAATTTATGATTATTTAAGGTTATTATTTGCAAGAGTAGGAGAAGTTCATTGTCCTACATGCAGTAAATTAATAAGTCAAATGACTATACAGGAGATTGTAGATAAAATGATGGCGTTTGAAGAACGAACAAAGTTACAAATTTTATCTCCTGTTGTTAGAGGCCAAAAGGGTACACATAAAAAAGTTATAGAAAACATTAAAAAAGAAGGATTTGTAAGAATTAGAGTAGATGGAGAAAATTATGAGGTAACAGATGATATAGATTTAAATAAAAACCAAAAACATAATATTGAGGTTGTGGTAGATAGAATTATAATTAAAGATGGAATAGAAGCAAGATTAGCTGATTCTATAGAAACAGCTGTTAAATTATCTGACGGTTTAGTTATAGCACAAATAATAGATGGAGATGAGATATTATACTCAACTAAATTTGCATGTCCAGAACATGGTATTGGTATAGAGGAACTATCTCCAAGAATGTTTTCATTTAATAGTCCATTTGGAGCTTGTGATAGTTGTAATGGATTAGGTGAAAGCAAAGAAGTTGACCCAGATTTAGTTGTTCCAAATAGTGAATTATCTATAAAACAAGGTGCTATAGTAGCGTGGGGATCTGTTGGAACTAATGATGATACATATTATAGCAAAATGGTAAAAAGTTTAGCTGAAAAGTTTAATGTAGATTTATCTACACCATTTAAAGATTTACCTGAGGAATTTGTAAATGAGCTATTATATGGACATGATAATGTAATGGTTGAATTTGTATATGAATCTAAATATGGCGGGAATAGATTATACAAAGCTCCATTTGAAGGTGTAATAGTAAATTTAGAGAGAAGATATAGAGAAACTAACTCGGAGTATTCTAGAGACAAAATAGAAGAATTTATGGCAGATAAACCTTGCCCTAAATGTAAGGGAGCAAGGCTAAGAAAAGAAGTACTATCTGTACTAGTTGATAACAAAAATATAATGGATGTAACTGACTTTTCAGTTAATGAACTAATAAGTTATATAGAAAATATAAACTTAAGTGAAAAACAAAAGTTTATAGCGCATGAAATCTTAAAAGAAATAAAAGGCAGAGCATCTTTCTTAAGAGATGTAGGGTTAGATTATCTTAATTTATCTAGGAAAGCAGGTACTTTGTCAGGAGGAGAAGCTCAGCGTATAAGACTTGCAACTCAAATAGGATCAGCTTTAGTTGGAGTTTTATATGTCCTTGACGAACCAAGTATAGGTCTTCATCAAAGAGATAACGATAGATTAATCGGTACTTTAAGACATTTAACAAATATAGGTAACACCTTGATAGTAGTAGAACATGATGAAGATACTATGAAAGAAGCAGATTATATTATTGATATTGGACCAGGTGCAGGTGTTCACGGTGGAGAAATTGTAGCTCAGGGTACGCTTGAAGAAATACTAGAAAATCCAAACTCTATAACAGGTCAGTATTTAAGTGGTAAAAAACAAATTCAAATACCAAAGGAAACTAGAGAAGGTAATGGACAATATATTGAAATAGTTAAAGCTAATGAAAATAACTTAAAAAATATAAATGTTAAATTCCCATTAGGTAAATTTACTTGTATAACAGGAGTATCTGGTTCAGGGAAAAGTACATTAATAAATGATATATTATACAAAGGTATAGCAAGTAAGGTAAATAGATTAAGAGAAAGACCAGGTAAACATAAGGAAATTAAAGGGGTAGAAAATATAGATAAAGTAATAAATATAGATCAAAGCCCTATAGGAAGAACTCCTCGATCAAACCCAGCTACTTATACAGGTGTGTTTGATATGATAAGAGATTTATTTGCATCTACTAATGAAGCTAAAGCTAGAGGGTATCAAAAAGGAAGATTTAGTTTTAACGTAAAAGGTGGTAGATGTGAGGCTTGTAAGGGGGATGGTATTATTAAAATAGAAATGCATTTCTTACCAGATGTATACGTACCATGTGAAGTATGTAAAGGTGAGAGATATAACAGAGAAACATTACAGGTTAAATATAAGGATAAAACTATAGCTGATGTTCTGGATATGAATGTAGAAGAAGCTCTTAACTTCTTTGAAAATATACCGAATATAAGAAGAAAGCTTGAAACATTAATGGATGTAGGACTTTCTTATATAAAATTAGGGCAACCATCTACTCAATTATCAGGAGGAGAGGCACAAAGAATAAAATTAGCTACTGAATTAAGCAAAAGACCTACAGGAAAAACTTTATATATACTTGATGAGCCTACAACTGGTCTTCATATAGCAGATGTAGATAAATTAATTCAAGTATTACAAAGATTAGCGGATACAGGTAATAGTATAGTAGTTATAGAGCATAATTTAGATGTTATAAAAACTTGTGACTATATAATTGATTTAGGACCAGAAGGTGGAGATAAAGGTGGTAAAATTGTTGCTACAGGTACACCTGAAGAAGTTTCAAAAGTAGAAGGATCTTATACTGGAATGTTTTTAAAAAAATACTTTAATTAA
- a CDS encoding ABC transporter ATP-binding protein, translating to MEKLLEVKNLCVNFGTYGGEVQAVRGVTFDLHKGETLAIVGESGSGKSVACKTIMRILSANGFIKDGEILFENRDLTKLSEREMEKVRGKDIAMIFQDPMTSLNPTMTIGKQIMEPIIKHQGLSKEEAKIKAIELINLVGISEPEKRFKQYPHQFSGGMRQRIVIAISLACNPKILIADEPTTALDVTIQAQILELIKDLQARTGVAVIFITHDLGVVANMADRVAVMYAGKIIEYGTSDDIFYNPQHPYTWGLLGSMPTLDIGDNDLYNIPGTPPDLMNPPKGDAFALRSEFAIKLDHLAEPPMFKVSDTHYAATWLLHPLANKVERPLNIERKKVNADE from the coding sequence TTGGAAAAATTACTAGAAGTAAAAAATCTATGTGTTAACTTCGGTACTTACGGCGGGGAGGTTCAAGCTGTTAGGGGAGTTACATTTGATCTACATAAAGGAGAAACTCTAGCTATAGTTGGTGAATCAGGTTCTGGTAAATCTGTTGCCTGTAAAACTATAATGAGGATATTATCTGCTAATGGATTTATAAAAGATGGGGAAATTTTATTTGAAAATAGAGATTTAACAAAACTTAGTGAAAGGGAAATGGAGAAAGTTAGAGGTAAAGATATAGCTATGATATTCCAGGATCCAATGACTTCTCTAAACCCTACAATGACTATTGGTAAACAAATTATGGAACCAATTATAAAACATCAAGGACTTAGTAAAGAAGAAGCAAAGATAAAGGCTATAGAACTTATAAATTTAGTCGGTATATCTGAACCAGAAAAAAGATTTAAGCAGTATCCTCACCAATTTTCTGGAGGTATGAGACAACGTATCGTAATAGCAATATCATTAGCCTGTAATCCAAAGATATTGATTGCAGACGAACCTACTACTGCTCTTGATGTTACTATACAAGCTCAAATACTAGAGCTTATAAAAGACTTACAAGCTCGTACTGGTGTAGCCGTTATATTTATAACTCATGACCTTGGAGTTGTTGCTAATATGGCTGATAGGGTTGCTGTTATGTATGCTGGTAAAATTATAGAATACGGAACTTCAGATGATATATTCTATAATCCTCAACATCCATATACTTGGGGTCTTTTAGGTTCTATGCCTACTTTAGATATAGGAGATAATGATTTATACAACATACCAGGTACTCCTCCGGATTTAATGAATCCACCTAAAGGGGATGCATTCGCTCTTCGTAGTGAATTTGCTATCAAGTTAGACCATTTAGCAGAGCCTCCAATGTTTAAAGTAAGTGATACTCACTATGCTGCCACTTGGCTATTACACCCATTGGCCAATAAAGTTGAAAGACCTTTAAACATCGAAAGAAAGAAGGTGAATGCAGATGAGTAA